A single region of the Prevotella sp. HUN102 genome encodes:
- a CDS encoding site-specific integrase produces the protein MSKKNFSFQNRQTAIDEIIGWKTPRFHQASECYVSFSAFDPSRGKFHIKKIMLDHIKGKRNQQKYGEALIKRLTEKLMQGWNPWVEMMQPLEYASFDEVCGKYGEYLFKLLREGNMREESVISYLSRMKVLKEWKDTQGINLFYTYQFDRHMIGRFLDYVFIDRNNTIRTRNNYLSWLKTFCKYLLERGYISRNPTEGYSVVRYRGELKNRDVIPNDVLAELKRWLTEHNRHYLLACYILHYLFVRPKEMSYLRVGDFSIKKKTLFLHGSNTKNHNDALLTVPDHVLKLMIDLRIFDNPGNYYIFSSNFMPGPERRSEKSFRDYWHHYIRKNLNLTDRYKFYSLKDTGITNMLRANTDVLSVRDQARHSSILITDIYTPKDIQNANQMILNYKGIL, from the coding sequence ATGTCTAAAAAAAATTTTTCTTTTCAGAACAGACAGACGGCAATCGATGAGATCATCGGTTGGAAAACTCCGAGGTTTCATCAAGCCTCGGAGTGTTATGTTTCCTTTTCGGCCTTTGACCCGTCAAGGGGAAAATTCCATATCAAGAAGATCATGCTTGACCACATCAAGGGTAAGCGTAACCAACAGAAGTACGGAGAAGCTCTCATCAAGAGACTTACAGAGAAGCTGATGCAGGGATGGAATCCGTGGGTGGAAATGATGCAGCCCCTTGAATATGCTTCTTTTGACGAAGTCTGCGGCAAGTATGGGGAATATCTGTTCAAGCTGTTGAGAGAGGGCAATATGCGCGAGGAATCCGTCATTTCCTATCTAAGCAGAATGAAAGTGCTGAAGGAGTGGAAGGATACTCAGGGAATCAACCTGTTCTATACCTACCAGTTTGACAGGCATATGATAGGGCGGTTCCTGGATTATGTCTTCATTGACCGGAACAATACCATACGGACGAGGAACAATTATCTGTCCTGGCTTAAAACATTTTGTAAATATCTGCTTGAGCGGGGTTATATCTCAAGGAATCCAACAGAGGGTTATTCGGTTGTCCGGTACAGGGGAGAACTCAAGAACCGGGACGTGATTCCCAATGATGTCCTTGCAGAGTTGAAAAGATGGCTGACTGAGCATAACAGGCATTACCTGCTGGCATGCTACATTCTCCATTACCTGTTTGTGCGACCGAAGGAAATGAGTTATCTCAGAGTCGGAGATTTCAGTATCAAGAAAAAAACACTGTTCCTGCACGGTTCGAACACGAAAAACCACAATGATGCGCTCCTGACGGTTCCCGACCACGTGCTGAAATTGATGATAGACCTGAGAATATTCGACAATCCCGGGAATTACTATATATTCAGCAGCAACTTTATGCCCGGTCCTGAGCGAAGAAGTGAAAAGTCATTCAGGGATTACTGGCATCATTATATCCGGAAGAATTTGAACCTTACTGACCGTTACAAGTTCTACAGTCTGAAAGATACGGGTATCACGAATATGCTCCGTGCAAACACCGATGTTCTCAGTGTAAGAGACCAGGCACGCCACTCGTCAATCCTTATAACGGATATATATACCCCGAAGGATATTCAGAATGCCAATCAGATGATTCTGAATTATAAGGGGATACTTTGA
- a CDS encoding 3-phosphoshikimate 1-carboxyvinyltransferase, with protein sequence MHYIIKAPSHIDSRITLPASKSISNRALIIQALTGGQLFPVNLSDCDDTEVIISALKNNPETINLKASGTAMRFMTAYLSVTEGEHILTGTERMRHRPIKILVDALRFLGAEIEYMGEEGFPPLRIRGKELEGGNLEISGSVSSQYISALLMIAPVLKKGLKLKLLGEIISRPYIDLTLHLMHQYGVEVDWTDVDTITIAPQKYKECNYVVENDWTASSYWYEILTLLQDGESKIVFPGLLNGSRQGDSAVKYIFSLLGIKTTHAVQDKLADVTLVAKRRMLTKLEYDFSYQPDLAQTLIALCPILNIPFKFTGLSTLKIKETDRITAMKNEMAKLGYVIYDENDSEMSWDGERCEPLANPIIETYEDHRMAMSFAPLAVSLGEIRINNPQVVSKSYPHFWDELQRVGFRIEAKE encoded by the coding sequence ATGCACTACATTATCAAAGCACCATCGCATATAGATTCGAGGATAACATTGCCTGCCTCAAAAAGTATCAGCAACAGGGCACTGATTATTCAGGCACTGACAGGAGGACAGTTGTTTCCCGTCAATCTTTCCGACTGCGACGACACCGAAGTTATCATCAGCGCATTGAAGAACAATCCTGAAACTATCAACCTCAAGGCTTCAGGCACGGCTATGCGCTTTATGACAGCCTATCTCAGTGTTACGGAAGGCGAACACATACTTACCGGAACAGAAAGAATGCGCCATCGGCCTATCAAAATTCTTGTGGATGCACTGCGATTTCTGGGTGCGGAGATAGAATATATGGGCGAGGAGGGCTTCCCTCCATTGAGGATTCGCGGAAAAGAACTTGAAGGTGGAAATCTTGAAATATCAGGAAGTGTCAGTTCGCAATACATTTCGGCATTGCTGATGATTGCTCCTGTTCTTAAGAAAGGACTGAAATTGAAGTTGCTCGGCGAGATTATTTCCCGACCATACATCGACCTTACTCTGCACTTGATGCACCAATACGGTGTGGAAGTGGATTGGACGGATGTAGACACAATAACGATAGCTCCTCAGAAATACAAGGAATGTAATTACGTGGTGGAAAACGATTGGACAGCATCGAGTTATTGGTATGAAATACTGACGTTATTGCAGGATGGCGAGTCGAAAATAGTTTTTCCGGGATTGTTGAACGGCTCTCGGCAGGGCGATTCTGCCGTTAAGTACATTTTCTCATTGCTGGGCATCAAGACGACGCACGCCGTACAAGACAAATTGGCAGACGTAACACTGGTGGCGAAACGCCGTATGCTGACAAAACTTGAATACGATTTTTCCTATCAACCCGACCTCGCACAGACGCTGATAGCATTGTGTCCGATACTCAACATTCCATTCAAGTTCACGGGTTTGTCTACCTTGAAAATCAAAGAGACCGACCGAATTACTGCAATGAAAAATGAAATGGCAAAGTTGGGCTATGTAATCTATGACGAGAACGATTCCGAAATGAGTTGGGACGGAGAACGCTGCGAGCCTCTCGCCAATCCCATTATCGAAACCTACGAAGACCACAGAATGGCAATGTCGTTTGCTCCGTTGGCTGTCAGCCTTGGAGAAATCAGAATAAACAATCCTCAGGTAGTGTCGAAATCCTATCCGCACTTCTGGGATGAATTGCAACGTGTAGGGTTCAGGATAGAAGCGAAAGAGTAG